From the Actinomycetota bacterium genome, one window contains:
- the ftsA gene encoding cell division protein FtsA, with protein MSKARREAIVALDIGTTKICAIVGRPIDGEIEIMGVGACPSYGLRKGIVVDMKRTAASISAALKRAERACKTEIKSAYVGITGAHVTSLNSRGGIDITHGDHIVAEKDRNKAIEAACAVDIPSNSEVIHIVPREFFIDGQEGVKDPLGMAALRLEAAVHIVMGAVTSIQNIVRCVNQTGIDVEDIVLQPIASCEAVLSDEERELGTILVDIGGGTTDIAIFSEGSIWYSSVLPLGGNQVTHDLAVGLKVLLSEAESLKIEYGCAFSGLVDELEIIEVSTFGKRGRKPIPRKLLAEIIEARMREIFNLVREKVIATGRFELLPGGVVITGGSSLLEGLPELVSEMFDLPVRIGFPKGIVGAVEAVNNPIYSTGVGLLHYAEKSPEIEPLLAARESNFVEEIIERIKGWFREVFNIGKFWH; from the coding sequence GTGAGTAAAGCGAGAAGAGAAGCCATAGTGGCTTTGGACATAGGCACCACTAAAATTTGTGCCATTGTGGGGAGACCGATTGATGGAGAAATAGAGATCATGGGTGTTGGAGCCTGTCCATCTTACGGCTTACGGAAGGGCATTGTCGTGGACATGAAAAGGACAGCGGCTTCTATTTCCGCGGCTCTGAAAAGAGCCGAAAGAGCATGTAAAACGGAGATAAAATCCGCTTATGTGGGGATCACCGGAGCCCATGTCACTTCCCTCAATAGTCGCGGAGGCATTGACATAACTCATGGAGATCACATCGTCGCCGAGAAAGACCGTAATAAAGCTATTGAGGCAGCTTGTGCTGTGGATATTCCATCAAATAGTGAGGTAATTCACATAGTTCCCAGAGAATTCTTCATTGATGGACAAGAGGGGGTCAAAGATCCTTTAGGAATGGCTGCCCTGCGCCTGGAGGCTGCAGTTCACATCGTTATGGGAGCGGTTACATCCATACAAAATATCGTTCGATGTGTCAATCAAACCGGAATCGATGTTGAAGATATAGTGCTCCAACCCATTGCCTCCTGCGAGGCCGTTCTCTCCGATGAGGAGAGAGAGTTGGGAACCATACTGGTGGATATCGGTGGAGGAACTACGGACATAGCTATTTTTTCCGAGGGGAGCATTTGGTATAGCAGTGTTCTTCCACTGGGAGGAAACCAGGTGACTCACGATCTAGCTGTGGGGTTAAAGGTTCTTCTCTCTGAGGCAGAATCGCTGAAGATTGAGTATGGTTGTGCCTTTAGTGGACTGGTTGATGAGTTGGAGATCATTGAAGTAAGCACATTCGGCAAGCGTGGGCGAAAACCCATACCCAGAAAGCTACTGGCGGAAATAATTGAAGCCCGGATGCGGGAAATATTCAATTTGGTTAGGGAAAAAGTGATAGCGACGGGTAGGTTTGAACTCCTCCCAGGCGGGGTGGTCATCACCGGCGGTTCTTCGCTATTAGAAGGTCTACCGGAGTTGGTTTCTGAAATGTTTGACCTACCGGTGAGGATTGGTTTTCCCAAGGGAATTGTGGGTGCGGTGGAGGCGGTAAATAACCCCATTTATTCAACGGGGGTTGGGCTTTTGCATTACGCGGAAAAGAGCCCCGAGATCGAGCCCCTCCTAGCCGCTAGGGAATCTAATTTCGTGGAGGAGATCATAGAACGTATAAAGGGTTGGTTTAGGGAGGTATTTAATATTGGTAAATTCTGGCATTAA
- the murB gene encoding UDP-N-acetylmuramate dehydrogenase, with the protein MNRVATCEALNRLKYKLKSNVVGDEPLSKYTSLRVGGAATIFAIANSLEELRLLLQTSADFELPCFIMGKGSNLLVSDKGFPGIVVVLGKDFKGISVDGCHIRAGAGVPLQVLVQKALENGLKGLAFAIGIPGSLGGALTLNAGAHGQAIGDVVKNVTVYTSDCELKAFDGFEISFGYRSSSLSSQGVIVEAVLRLEKGEFNLIRAEMERYFRKRKRTQPLKLPNVGSIFKNPPGLSAGKLIEEVGCKGLRTGDAQVSLKHANFIVNLGNASARDVYSLMRMVQEEVFRVKGILLEPEVTLVGDFE; encoded by the coding sequence GTGAATCGTGTGGCGACTTGTGAAGCCCTCAATCGATTAAAATACAAGTTAAAAAGCAATGTAGTTGGAGACGAGCCTCTTTCAAAGTATACAAGCTTAAGAGTTGGTGGAGCTGCAACCATCTTCGCCATCGCCAATTCTTTGGAAGAACTTCGCCTGCTGTTGCAAACCTCCGCTGATTTTGAACTTCCCTGCTTCATTATGGGAAAAGGGTCAAATCTTTTAGTTTCAGACAAGGGATTCCCAGGAATAGTTGTGGTATTAGGTAAGGATTTTAAAGGGATTTCCGTGGATGGTTGCCATATTCGAGCGGGCGCCGGTGTTCCCTTACAGGTTTTAGTTCAAAAAGCTCTTGAGAATGGATTAAAGGGACTCGCTTTTGCCATTGGTATCCCAGGGAGTTTGGGAGGGGCTTTGACGTTAAATGCGGGAGCTCATGGTCAGGCCATTGGAGACGTAGTCAAGAATGTGACCGTCTATACCTCAGATTGTGAACTTAAAGCATTTGATGGGTTTGAAATCTCCTTTGGTTATCGAAGTAGCTCTTTATCTTCCCAAGGGGTAATCGTGGAAGCGGTTCTGAGGTTAGAGAAGGGAGAATTCAATCTGATTAGAGCTGAGATGGAAAGGTACTTCAGAAAAAGGAAGAGAACGCAACCCCTTAAACTCCCAAATGTGGGAAGTATTTTTAAAAATCCACCGGGTCTTTCAGCTGGTAAACTCATCGAGGAAGTCGGGTGTAAGGGTCTTCGAACGGGAGATGCTCAAGTTTCGCTCAAACATGCCAATTTTATCGTTAATTTGGGCAATGCTTCTGCTCGTGATGTTTATTCTCTAATGCGGATGGTTCAAGAGGAGGTATTCAGAGTTAAGGGGATTTTGTTGGAACCCGAGGTTACCTTGGTTGGCGACTTTGAATGA
- a CDS encoding FtsQ-type POTRA domain-containing protein, whose product MKTVEEKVRERRKKVARIRRQRRLRLLLILLVLALIVWGGIRIYNSDLFNIKRINVTGNSHLSDEHIVKLAKVTRKTSLLKTPLKQIRNRLLQEPWIKEVGILRHLPNTLEIRITERRPIAIIPIDDSFILIDGEGFVLECKEDLRGSNMPVISDLKIGSFQVGKRLRSKSLSNALTCLRELDPDLRGSLNLVSASSVDKLSLYTKDDVEILYGKAENNSKKNFIIKKILSEPRGKIIFIDVRVVSNPVVKRLEGVPKSE is encoded by the coding sequence ATGAAGACCGTCGAGGAAAAGGTCCGAGAACGCCGCAAAAAAGTTGCTCGGATCAGGCGACAAAGACGTTTGAGATTATTGCTGATTTTACTGGTATTAGCCTTAATTGTGTGGGGTGGAATAAGAATCTACAACTCCGACTTATTTAATATCAAAAGGATTAATGTAACTGGAAACAGTCACCTATCCGATGAGCACATCGTAAAACTTGCCAAGGTAACCCGGAAAACTAGTCTGCTTAAGACTCCGCTTAAGCAAATAAGAAATAGACTTCTTCAAGAACCATGGATAAAGGAGGTAGGAATCCTACGTCATCTTCCAAATACGCTCGAAATTAGGATAACGGAGCGAAGACCCATAGCTATTATTCCCATCGATGATTCTTTTATCCTCATCGATGGTGAGGGTTTTGTTCTGGAATGCAAGGAGGACTTAAGGGGATCAAATATGCCGGTCATCAGTGATTTAAAGATTGGCTCCTTCCAGGTTGGGAAAAGATTAAGATCAAAATCTCTCTCTAATGCCCTTACCTGCCTTAGAGAACTCGATCCGGACCTTAGGGGTTCTCTTAACTTGGTTTCCGCTTCTTCCGTGGATAAGCTCTCACTATACACAAAGGATGATGTGGAGATACTTTATGGAAAAGCGGAAAATAATTCAAAGAAGAATTTTATAATCAAAAAGATTCTATCTGAACCGCGGGGGAAGATCATCTTCATCGATGTGAGGGTGGTCTCAAACCCCGTCGTCAAACGCTTAGAAGGAGTTCCAAAAAGTGAGTAA